A DNA window from Bacteroides cellulosilyticus contains the following coding sequences:
- the nrfA gene encoding ammonia-forming cytochrome c nitrite reductase: MEKKLKSWQGWLLFGGSMVVVFVLGLCVSALMERRAELESVFNNRRTVITGIEARNEVFKSDFPREYQTWTETAKTDFQSEFNGNIAVDVLEQRPEMVVLWAGYAFSKDYSTPRGHMHAIEDITASLRTGAPATPEDGPQPSTCWTCKSPDVPRMMEAIGVDAFYNNKWGAMGDEIVNPIGCADCHEPENMNLHISRPALIEAFARQGRDITKATPQEMRSLVCAQCHVEYYFKGDGKYLTFPWDKGFTVEDMEAYYDNEGFYDYIHKLSRAPILKAQHPDYEICQMGIHGQRGVSCADCHMPYKSEGGVKFSDHHIQSPLAMIDRTCQTCHRESEETLRNNVYERQRKANEIRNRLEQELAKAHIEAKFAWDKGATEDQMKDVLALIRQAQWRWDFGVASHGGAFHAPQEIQRILSHGLDKAMQARLAVSRVLAKHGFTDDVPMPDISTKEKAQQYIGLDMDAERAAKEKFLKTTVPAWLEKAKANGRLAQK, encoded by the coding sequence ATGGAAAAGAAATTGAAATCATGGCAAGGCTGGCTGCTGTTCGGTGGTTCGATGGTAGTCGTGTTTGTATTAGGATTATGTGTTTCCGCGTTGATGGAGAGGCGGGCGGAATTAGAAAGCGTGTTCAATAACCGCAGGACTGTTATTACAGGCATTGAAGCCCGTAATGAAGTGTTCAAAAGTGATTTTCCCCGTGAATATCAGACCTGGACGGAAACAGCGAAGACGGATTTCCAGAGTGAGTTCAACGGAAACATTGCGGTTGATGTATTGGAACAACGTCCCGAAATGGTGGTTCTGTGGGCAGGATATGCTTTTTCAAAGGATTATTCGACTCCGCGTGGCCATATGCATGCGATAGAGGATATAACGGCTAGTCTTCGTACAGGTGCGCCTGCTACTCCCGAAGATGGTCCGCAACCGTCTACCTGCTGGACTTGTAAGAGTCCGGATGTTCCCCGTATGATGGAGGCTATCGGTGTGGATGCATTCTATAATAATAAGTGGGGAGCAATGGGCGATGAGATCGTAAATCCTATCGGATGTGCCGATTGCCACGAACCGGAAAATATGAACCTGCACATCAGCCGTCCGGCATTGATCGAGGCTTTTGCACGTCAAGGCAGAGATATTACGAAAGCTACTCCGCAGGAAATGCGTTCGCTGGTTTGTGCGCAGTGTCACGTGGAGTACTACTTCAAGGGTGATGGTAAGTACCTGACTTTCCCTTGGGATAAAGGCTTTACTGTGGAAGATATGGAGGCTTATTATGATAATGAAGGTTTCTATGACTATATTCATAAACTGAGCCGTGCTCCGATATTGAAAGCGCAGCATCCTGATTATGAAATCTGTCAGATGGGTATTCACGGTCAGAGAGGTGTGTCTTGTGCAGATTGTCACATGCCTTATAAGAGCGAAGGTGGTGTGAAATTCAGCGATCACCATATTCAAAGCCCGCTGGCGATGATAGACCGCACTTGTCAGACTTGCCACCGCGAAAGCGAAGAAACACTGCGTAACAATGTGTACGAACGTCAGCGTAAGGCTAACGAAATACGTAACCGTTTGGAACAGGAACTTGCCAAGGCTCATATCGAGGCTAAGTTTGCATGGGACAAGGGTGCTACGGAAGATCAGATGAAAGACGTACTTGCCCTTATCCGTCAGGCGCAGTGGCGTTGGGATTTCGGTGTGGCTTCTCACGGTGGTGCTTTCCACGCTCCGCAGGAAATCCAACGTATCCTTTCACATGGATTGGATAAGGCTATGCAGGCTCGTCTGGCTGTATCAAGAGTATTGGCTAAGCATGGTTTTACGGATGATGTGCCGATGCCGGATATTTCAACCAAAGAGAAAGCACAACAATACATTGGTCTCGACATGGATGCGGAAAGAGCAGCTAAAGAGAAATTCTTGAAAACAACTGTACCTGCGTGGCTGGAAAAAGCGAAAGCTAACGGTCGCCTGGCCCAGAAATAA
- the nrfH gene encoding cytochrome c nitrite reductase small subunit → MKKLSFINRFLPSYKWKVAAVIICGIVVGGGGLFMYLLRAHTYLGDEPSACVNCHIMAPYYATWFHSSHSRDATCNDCHVPHENAVKKWTFKGMDGMKHVAAFLTKSEPQVIRAHEASSEVIMNNCIRCHTQLNAEFVKTGKIDYMMSQVGEGKACWDCHRDVPHGGSNSLSSTPNALVPYPESPVPDWLQKMLKK, encoded by the coding sequence ATGAAGAAATTGTCATTTATAAACAGGTTTTTACCTTCGTACAAATGGAAAGTGGCTGCGGTAATTATCTGCGGTATTGTGGTAGGCGGGGGAGGCTTGTTCATGTATCTGCTGCGGGCACATACCTATTTGGGGGATGAGCCGTCGGCGTGCGTGAACTGTCATATCATGGCACCTTACTACGCTACATGGTTCCACAGTTCACATAGTCGGGATGCCACTTGCAATGACTGTCATGTTCCTCATGAGAATGCCGTTAAGAAATGGACGTTCAAAGGGATGGATGGTATGAAGCATGTAGCTGCTTTTTTGACAAAGAGCGAGCCGCAGGTTATCAGGGCGCATGAAGCCAGTTCAGAGGTGATTATGAACAACTGTATCCGTTGCCATACGCAGTTGAATGCGGAGTTTGTGAAAACCGGGAAAATAGATTATATGATGTCTCAGGTAGGCGAGGGTAAGGCTTGCTGGGATTGTCACCGGGATGTGCCGCATGGTGGAAGCAATTCGTTGTCATCTACTCCCAATGCTCTGGTACCTTATCCCGAATCGCCCGTTCCGGACTGGCTGCAAAAGATGCTTAAGAAATAA
- a CDS encoding cytochrome c biogenesis protein ResB, which yields MWIRPWGFKEGCLIGAGLLATGWLLQITIGEIDWSLFACPVNIIVLVLYITGIVAMHCLRKRVYFFGWMSHYTLAVSSLLWVAGITVVMGLIRQIPSGHPADMLGFSRMLSAWPFVLLYIWMVTVLGLTTLRAGFPFRWKKLAFLLNHAGLFIALITATLGNADMQRLKMTTRIDNAEWRAMDGYGKLIELPLAIELKDFTIDEYPPKLMLIDNETGRTLPEKAPEHLLLEEGVTDGQLSDWLVTIRQTIPWAASVATEDTVKFTEFHSMGATYAVYLQAINQKTKAAKEGWVSCGSFIFPYKALRLDSLTSLIMPEREPQRFASTVKVYTEDGKQVEDTIAVNHPLNVAGWNIYQLSYDDTKGRWSDISVFELVRDPWLSAVYTGIIMMVLGAICLFVNAQKRKEEDAE from the coding sequence ATGTGGATCAGACCGTGGGGATTTAAAGAAGGGTGCCTGATAGGCGCAGGACTGTTGGCGACAGGATGGCTGCTACAGATTACAATCGGTGAAATAGATTGGAGTCTGTTTGCCTGTCCGGTGAACATCATAGTTCTGGTTTTATATATAACCGGAATAGTTGCCATGCATTGCCTGCGCAAACGTGTCTATTTCTTCGGTTGGATGAGCCATTATACATTGGCTGTCTCTTCTCTTTTATGGGTGGCGGGCATTACGGTGGTGATGGGACTTATCCGTCAGATCCCTTCCGGTCATCCGGCAGATATGCTTGGCTTTTCACGAATGCTTTCGGCATGGCCTTTTGTATTGCTTTATATCTGGATGGTGACTGTACTGGGGCTGACTACGCTTCGTGCCGGATTTCCATTCAGATGGAAGAAGCTTGCTTTCCTTTTGAACCATGCCGGGCTGTTCATTGCCCTGATTACGGCAACCTTGGGAAATGCCGATATGCAGCGGCTGAAAATGACTACCCGGATAGATAATGCCGAATGGCGTGCAATGGATGGGTACGGTAAATTGATAGAACTTCCGCTGGCCATTGAGCTGAAAGACTTCACGATTGACGAGTATCCTCCGAAACTGATGCTGATTGATAATGAAACAGGACGTACATTGCCTGAGAAAGCACCGGAACATTTGTTGCTGGAAGAAGGTGTAACGGATGGGCAACTGTCCGATTGGCTGGTGACTATCCGGCAAACGATTCCCTGGGCGGCTTCCGTGGCTACGGAAGATACGGTGAAGTTTACCGAATTCCATTCGATGGGAGCCACATATGCCGTTTATTTACAGGCTATCAATCAAAAGACGAAAGCGGCAAAGGAGGGGTGGGTAAGTTGCGGTAGTTTTATTTTCCCATATAAAGCATTGCGTCTGGATTCGTTGACAAGCCTTATCATGCCGGAACGCGAGCCGCAGCGTTTTGCATCTACAGTGAAAGTTTACACGGAAGACGGCAAACAGGTGGAAGATACGATTGCAGTGAACCATCCTCTGAATGTGGCCGGATGGAATATTTATCAATTGAGTTATGATGATACGAAAGGGCGTTGGAGCGATATCAGTGTGTTCGAACTGGTACGTGATCCGTGGCTGTCTGCTGTCTATACGGGTATTATCATGATGGTGCTGGGAGCTATCTGTCTGTTTGTTAACGCACAAAAAAGAAAAGAGGAGGACGCAGAATGA
- a CDS encoding heparinase II/III family protein, whose product MKALSLLICLLFSGILQAQEVKIAFRQQLPDSHPRYLTDNNGKSETLNLIEKEDWAKNVFEKLKRQTDLYANLTDAQPDWLLSRLAMYWKSHATDVYIKGETFNHAGGEKAPAPTVRYTGTRGTFATHGRPRLEDVVPYDDDAEGNVTFCNNALPGRPMESVHPSKTGRNIESLNREIMGIARDAAFLYWLTGEERYAKLAAGVFDTYMTGIYYRNVPIDLNHGHQQTLVGMSSFEVIHEDILYDIVPLYDFLYDYLNARHTDKMDIYAGAFKKWADNIIANGVPHNNWNLMQARYVMNIGMILENNKQYADGKGREYYIDYVLNRSSIRQWSLNKLADYGFDPKTGIWAECPGYSNVVLNDYTSFATLFDRNLNYDLVKAMPVLSKAVAATPQYLFPNRMICGFGDTHPGYLNTNPISRMIRNAQHNGKKEQEEYFTAMLKCFHPDAGKTKDNKKSVPVSISSFFDEKPLELNPNIEAGKIEQYVSPFFYAPNVSWLVQRNGMNPRHSLMISLNASEGNHMHANGISMELYGKGYVLAPDAGIGLYLYSGLDYLEYYSQFPSHNTVCVDGISSYPVMKSNHSFDLKSSFPVSSEPGKAFTSVTYSDVSFREPESRADQTRMMSIVTTGPETGYYIDIFRSRKERGGDKMHDYFYHNLGQTLTLTGTDGADLNLQPTEELAFAGAHLYAYSYIYDKKSAITDKDIKATFTIAMPDKDDISMNLWMKGETDREVFTALSPMTEGLSRTPGMPYNIKEQPTLTFVARQKGEAWNRPFVAIYEPSSIKEPGCITEVSFPEVKSKTENSATSICVVQKDGRIDYILSSDNPTDICTSGKMSAQATYALWGNKKGDDCTFFLGHGTLLSTPNVVIKAETPAEVLLEFKKGAWYYTASADCTISIKKKTYKLKANTAETELK is encoded by the coding sequence ATGAAAGCACTTAGTTTATTGATATGCCTTCTTTTTTCAGGGATATTACAGGCCCAGGAGGTGAAAATCGCCTTCCGGCAGCAGTTACCGGACAGCCATCCGCGTTATCTGACAGACAACAACGGTAAGAGTGAAACCCTGAATCTGATAGAAAAAGAAGATTGGGCAAAAAACGTATTTGAGAAACTGAAAAGACAAACCGATCTTTATGCTAACCTGACAGACGCCCAACCGGACTGGTTACTTTCGCGCCTTGCCATGTATTGGAAGTCTCATGCTACGGATGTATATATAAAAGGTGAAACCTTCAACCATGCCGGAGGCGAAAAAGCACCGGCACCCACCGTTCGCTATACCGGTACGCGCGGCACATTTGCCACCCACGGACGTCCCCGTCTGGAAGATGTAGTGCCATACGATGACGATGCGGAAGGAAATGTGACTTTCTGTAACAATGCCTTGCCCGGCCGTCCTATGGAGAGTGTACATCCTTCTAAAACCGGACGCAACATCGAGAGCCTGAACCGTGAAATCATGGGTATCGCCCGTGATGCCGCCTTCCTCTACTGGCTTACCGGAGAAGAAAGATATGCAAAACTCGCCGCCGGAGTATTCGATACCTATATGACTGGCATCTATTACCGGAATGTTCCCATCGACCTCAACCACGGCCATCAGCAAACGCTGGTAGGAATGAGTTCTTTCGAGGTTATTCACGAAGATATTCTTTATGACATCGTTCCCCTTTACGATTTCCTGTATGACTACCTGAATGCCCGGCATACCGACAAAATGGATATATACGCAGGAGCTTTCAAGAAATGGGCGGACAATATCATTGCAAACGGTGTTCCTCACAACAACTGGAACCTGATGCAGGCTCGCTATGTCATGAATATCGGTATGATACTGGAAAACAATAAGCAATATGCCGATGGTAAAGGACGCGAATATTACATTGATTATGTACTCAACCGTTCCAGTATCCGCCAATGGAGTCTGAATAAATTAGCCGATTATGGTTTCGATCCGAAGACAGGCATCTGGGCCGAATGTCCCGGATACAGCAATGTAGTACTGAATGACTACACCAGTTTTGCTACCCTCTTCGACCGGAACCTGAATTATGACCTGGTGAAAGCAATGCCGGTTCTCTCTAAAGCGGTAGCCGCTACTCCGCAATATTTATTCCCCAACCGGATGATCTGTGGTTTCGGCGACACCCACCCGGGATATCTGAACACCAACCCTATATCCCGCATGATACGAAATGCACAGCACAACGGAAAAAAAGAGCAGGAAGAATACTTCACTGCCATGCTGAAATGCTTCCATCCCGATGCGGGAAAAACCAAAGACAATAAAAAAAGTGTCCCCGTCTCTATCAGTTCTTTCTTTGATGAAAAGCCATTGGAACTGAATCCCAATATCGAAGCCGGAAAAATAGAACAATATGTCTCTCCCTTCTTCTATGCACCGAACGTTTCCTGGCTGGTACAACGAAACGGAATGAATCCCCGTCACAGCCTCATGATTTCCCTGAATGCCAGTGAAGGAAACCACATGCATGCTAATGGCATATCCATGGAACTTTACGGTAAAGGATATGTTCTGGCTCCTGATGCCGGAATTGGTCTCTATTTATACAGTGGGCTGGATTATCTGGAATATTACTCTCAATTTCCCAGCCATAACACGGTATGCGTAGACGGCATTTCCAGTTATCCGGTTATGAAAAGTAACCACTCCTTCGATCTTAAATCCAGTTTCCCTGTTTCTTCCGAACCGGGAAAAGCTTTCACTTCCGTAACCTATAGCGATGTTTCTTTCCGTGAACCGGAAAGCCGTGCCGACCAGACCCGTATGATGAGCATCGTCACTACCGGTCCGGAAACCGGTTACTATATAGATATCTTCCGCAGCCGGAAAGAACGCGGCGGTGATAAAATGCATGATTATTTCTACCATAATCTGGGGCAAACCCTAACACTGACAGGCACAGACGGTGCAGACTTGAATCTACAACCCACCGAAGAACTGGCCTTTGCCGGTGCTCACCTTTATGCTTATTCTTATATCTATGATAAAAAGTCAGCTATTACTGACAAAGATATAAAAGCTACATTTACCATTGCCATGCCCGACAAGGATGACATTTCAATGAACTTGTGGATGAAAGGAGAAACGGACCGGGAAGTTTTCACCGCCCTGTCTCCCATGACGGAAGGTTTGAGCCGTACCCCAGGGATGCCATATAATATCAAAGAACAACCTACCCTGACTTTTGTAGCCCGCCAGAAAGGAGAAGCCTGGAACCGGCCGTTCGTCGCTATCTATGAACCTTCATCCATAAAAGAACCCGGCTGCATTACCGAAGTAAGCTTCCCCGAAGTAAAAAGCAAAACAGAAAACAGCGCCACTAGCATATGTGTCGTACAGAAAGATGGACGTATAGATTATATCCTGTCATCAGATAACCCTACGGATATCTGCACCAGCGGAAAAATGAGTGCACAAGCCACCTATGCTTTATGGGGAAATAAAAAGGGCGATGACTGTACCTTCTTTTTAGGACATGGCACATTGCTAAGCACCCCGAATGTAGTTATCAAGGCGGAAACTCCCGCAGAGGTATTACTGGAATTCAAGAAAGGGGCATGGTACTACACTGCATCCGCCGATTGCACCATCAGCATCAAAAAGAAGACGTATAAACTAAAAGCCAATACAGCGGAAACGGAATTGAAGTGA